One Setaria italica strain Yugu1 chromosome I, Setaria_italica_v2.0, whole genome shotgun sequence DNA window includes the following coding sequences:
- the LOC101756395 gene encoding uncharacterized protein LOC101756395, whose product MEEQLSPLAVTHLLQHTLRSLCGHDDAQWVYAVFWRILPRNYPPPKWDLQGGIYDRTRGNRRNWILAWEDGFCNFAASACDHEGAAAPAAAAAYTECAAAQEAKQGLQPELFFKMSHDIYNYGEGLIGKVAADHSHKWVFQELGPAAAGERDQPRLILEQPCRFSSEDMGGAVPVWYQDHCPHRRQRRRRAAWLHEEGGGGPELRGDAAPEVRIPGEHPGGAAAAPVVGRVPGGRVRGRHRRPRGRRRRLRLAAGARADADGPLRPLRPGSGGRRRRGADAHRAVDEQPGGAAVEAALGRPRSRRQPGGHDDGQGRGRRRGARRVPRRRGRRRRGVRWRGHQRCRRRRHYYYCRRGALLHQRGQAQRGLLVRPRPRLRLSSWRVHAPIS is encoded by the exons ATGGAGGAGCAGCTGAGCCCGCTGGCGGTGACGCACCTGCTGCAGCACACGCTGCGCAGCCTCTGCGGCCACGACGACGCGCAGTGGGTGTACGCCGTCTTCTGGCGGATCCTCCCCAGGAACTACCCGCCCCCCAA ATGGGATCTCCAGGGCGGCATCTACGACCGGACCAGAGGGAACAGGAGGAACTG GATCCTGGCATGGGAGGATGGGTTCTGCAACTTCGCGGCCTCTGCTTGTGACCACGAGGGCGCAgctgcccctgccgccgccgccgcctacacGGAGTGTGCCGCCGCGCAGGAGGCCAAGCAGGGCCTGCAGCCCGAGCTCTTCTTCAAGATGTCCCACGACATCTACAACTACGGCGAAGG GTTGATAGGGAAAGTGGCAGCCGACCACAGCCACAAATGGGTGTTCCAGGAGCtaggcccagcagcagcaggagaacGAGATCAACCTCGTCTCATCCTGGAGCAACCCTGCCGATTCT CATCCGAGGACATGGGAGGCGCAGTTCCAGTCTGGTATCAAG ACCATTGCCCTCATCGCCGTCAGAGAAGGCGTCGTGCAGCTTGGCTCCATGAAGAAG GTGGCGGAGGACCTGAGCTACGTGGTGATGCTGCGCCGGAAGTTCGGATACCTGGAGAGCATCCCGGGGGTGCTGCTGCCGCACCCGTCGTCGGCCGCGTTCCCGGCGGCCGGGTGCGCGGCCGTCATCGGCGGccccgcggacgccgccgccgcctgcggctGGCCGCCGGGGCTCGTGCCGACGCCGATGGACCTCTACGACCCCTACGGccaggcagcggcggccgccgccgccgcggcgcagaTGCACATCGTGCCGTCGATGAGCAGCCTGGAGGCGCTGCTGTCGAAGCTGCCCTCGGTCGACCCCGCAGCCGCCGGCAGCCTGGCGGCCACGATGATGGCCAAGGACGAGGCCGACGCCGCGGAGCGCGGCGAGTgccacggcggcgcggccgacgTCGCCGCGGGGTGCGGTGGCGAGGGCACcagcgttgccgccgccgccgccactactACTactgccgccgcggcgccctaCTACATCAACGTGGCCAAGCCCAGCGAGGGCTTCTAgtccgtccccgtccccgtctcCGTCTCTCAAGTTGGCGCGTGCATGCGCCGATCAGCTAG